From the genome of Sulfurimonas paralvinellae:
CCTCTTCGATAGAGCTCATAAGGATATCTTTGATCTTATTTGGTGCCAGACGATGTTTCATTTCAAAATCTACAATGGCATTGATGTCCATATGCTCCGTACTGCGCACGACTTTATATATCTCACCAAAGAGCCCTTTGTCGTGCAATAAGGCATTTTCAACATCTTCAGAGACATTGATATTTTTTAAAATCTCTTCAAGCGGCATCGAAAAAAGTGTATCCATAAGTGAAAGTACACCCACCATGTAAGCTTCACCAAGCATATTTGAACGGGCATCAGGACGAATCTCTTTAAGTATTCTCTCCATCAACTCCGTTCTATTCTTTACCATCAACATCAATGGTGATGTCTCAATTCCAGAAGCAACAGATTTGGAGTAAATCATCAGCATCAGCCATTTTGCAAGCTGAATTCTTCCAATGAGAACAATGACATGATGAATAGATGAGATCTTCTTTCTAAAAGAGAAGGCCGCAGAATTAATGAACTGCAGTAACTGTACGGTAATTTCAGGATTTTTCTCAAACTCATCAGCGGCTTCATCTATATTTCTGTCTTCCATCAGTATATTGTACAATCGTAAAACAGCCATGCGTGTAGGATTATACTCGGCATTTTCCATAATTTTTGGCTGTGCGAAATAGTAGCCTTCAAAAGCATCACATCCAAGTTTTTTTGCAAGTTCAAATGTTTCTTCATCTTCGATCTTGACACCAATGACTTTAATATCTTTTGCATGGAGTCTTTTTATATTCTGCTTTATTCCCTCATCATCTTTTACAAACACTTTAAAATATCCGATATAAGGTATCACTGGCAAATATTTTTCCAAAACATCATCATTGAGGTCAATATTGTCAATAGCAAGCAGATAACCTTTTGCATGCAGCTGTGCTATACGTTCAACAATACGTTCATTCATTGCAACAGAAGCAAAAATCGAAAAGATAAAAAACTCTTTGGGTATGGAAAAGATGATATCGTTGAGAAGTATTTTTTCATCTACTTTTACAAAAGCCCGTTTGTCACCCAAAATCTTCTTCGTGCCAAATTTATTAAGTACACTGCTTATCACTGAAGCACTTGCATGACGGTCATTGTCAAATTTGCTGCTTTGATCGGCATCTCTATACAGCACTTCATAAGCGCAAATATCAGAGTTTTTATCTAGAATCGGTTGTCTTGCTACGTAAACATGTTTCATTTGGTACATCCTGTAACAATATTATACAACAAATTTTATCTTTTATCTACACGAAACCATCCGGCAATGGAATAGCGATCTTTCTTCGCCGGCTCTACTGCGTGAGGGAACTCTTCACT
Proteins encoded in this window:
- a CDS encoding EAL and HDOD domain-containing protein, with amino-acid sequence MKHVYVARQPILDKNSDICAYEVLYRDADQSSKFDNDRHASASVISSVLNKFGTKKILGDKRAFVKVDEKILLNDIIFSIPKEFFIFSIFASVAMNERIVERIAQLHAKGYLLAIDNIDLNDDVLEKYLPVIPYIGYFKVFVKDDEGIKQNIKRLHAKDIKVIGVKIEDEETFELAKKLGCDAFEGYYFAQPKIMENAEYNPTRMAVLRLYNILMEDRNIDEAADEFEKNPEITVQLLQFINSAAFSFRKKISSIHHVIVLIGRIQLAKWLMLMIYSKSVASGIETSPLMLMVKNRTELMERILKEIRPDARSNMLGEAYMVGVLSLMDTLFSMPLEEILKNINVSEDVENALLHDKGLFGEIYKVVRSTEHMDINAIVDFEMKHRLAPNKIKDILMSSIEEVAKLENPSENEE